CGGATCATGGGGCTGCGGAGGGTTTTCCTTCCCCTCCCGATCGAGGCGAAACGCCTTTCCCCCGTCGTCCTGATGCTGCTGTCCCCGTTCTCTATCCGTCTTGCCACCCTGTTCCTTCAGCTCCTGGACACGGTGGGAAAGACCAACGGCGGGATGTCCACGGAGAAGGCAAGGAGACTTTTCCCGGAGGTCTCTCCGGCCCCCTTCCACGTCGTCGTTGCCCGGGCCATCGATGCGATCGAGGACAGGGAGGTGATCAGCCGGTGGACGGACAGCATCGACACCGTCTCCCGCTCGAACGCGGACGAGGAGATCTCCCGCTCCATGTTCCGCGACATCCGCCGGGAGAGCTTCGGGGAGATCCCCCCGCAGGAGATCTTCCGGGCGGTCAAATCCATCGGCGGGGAACACGGCTGGTTCCGCTTTGACCTGCTCTGGCGGATCCGGGGACTGATGGACAAACTGGCAGGTGGATTCGGGGATTCGCTCGGCCGCAGGACGGACTCGAACCTGCGGGTGGGGGACATCCTGGACTTCTGGAGGGTGATCGACCTGCGGGAGAACCGGAGGCTCCTTCTGGAGGCCCACATGAAGGTTGCCGGGAAGGCGTGGCTCGAGTTCCGGATCGAGGGGAATACTCTCGTCCAGACCGCGTATCATTATCCGAAGGGGTTGCTGGGCAGGCTCTACTGGTACTCCATGTTGCCGTTCCACGCCTTCATCTTCCCGGACATGATCCGGAGCATCATCCGGCAGGCCGGCCGGATGGCGTGAGGCCGCCCTGCGCGTTTCCTGATCCGGACCTGGAGAAGCGGCTCTACCGTGTACCGCCCGAGGAGGACCTGACCTTCTCCGAATGGCTCCGGCGAAAGATCGGTGCATACCTCGCGGAGA
This is a stretch of genomic DNA from Candidatus Deferrimicrobium sp.. It encodes these proteins:
- a CDS encoding SDR family oxidoreductase, whose product is MAENGKIRILLPGPTSYLGRRLMLKLLDRPEVRLRVLVMDRTRLGDAAEAVPEIVEGDPLDPEVLQGATEGIDVAFYPLRFVGADEEFEERRRVFPGVFRDACIRAGVQRIIFLGSFNRQATGSEPLKASVDTGGVLSAFPDRIRTVWFRAGLIVGSSSLLFETLTNLAQKMPVLPTPRWMEPRVTVIGIRDVLEYLIQAIHVPVDRSVEVEIGLEPRSFRDMLSETARIMGLRRVFLPLPIEAKRLSPVVLMLLSPFSIRLATLFLQLLDTVGKTNGGMSTEKARRLFPEVSPAPFHVVVARAIDAIEDREVISRWTDSIDTVSRSNADEEISRSMFRDIRRESFGEIPPQEIFRAVKSIGGEHGWFRFDLLWRIRGLMDKLAGGFGDSLGRRTDSNLRVGDILDFWRVIDLRENRRLLLEAHMKVAGKAWLEFRIEGNTLVQTAYHYPKGLLGRLYWYSMLPFHAFIFPDMIRSIIRQAGRMA